AATCTCTCCAGTTCTCAGTctctgttcctcaacctccaacTCAACATGGATCTACAACGACACCTGAGGCAGGATGTGATTTAAAGTCGTCCCAGCTGAATTCCTCCTCTGAAGAAAGTTTCTTGGGGAAATTTGATGTGACTTTGTATCCAGTACCAACAGTAAAGAGATATCTTCAGTTCTCACATTCTGAGCCTCCACCTTTAGTTTCATCTCCCTCAACATCTTTAAAGACAGAAACGATCACACCAGTGTTAGGAACTACAACCCAACAATCTGTGAGACCTAATTCGTCATCTGAAGATGAGCTCAGTCCAACCGGAGACAGTTTCTTTGGGGAAATAGGTGCATCAGTTGATGCTGTGCCAAAAGTAAAGAGATACATTCAGTTCAGACCATCTAATCTTCAACCTCTTTCTCCATCAGCATCTTTAAACACAGAAACAATCACACCAAATCTGGTGCCAAAAACCCAGTATGAGACATATGATTCATCGTTTAGGGATGAACACAGCCCATCCTCAAAAGAAGACAACTTCTTCCAGCAAATAGGAGCATCTGTTGATGAAGTGCCAAAGGTGACAAAATACATTCAGTTCTCAGAGACTGAGCCTCAACCTTCAGCTCTGTCTCCCCCAACATCTTTGAAGACAGAAACAATCAAACCAGTGTTAGGGTCTAATACACAGTCCAAGAGACCTGATTCTTCATCTGAGGACGAAGACAGTTTCTTTGGACAAATAGGTGCATCTGTTGGTGAAGTGCCAAAAGTGAAAAGATACATTCAGTTCAAACCATTTGAGGACCAACCTTCATCTCCATCAACaccaataaacacagaaacaatcACACCAAATTTGGTGCCAAACACACAGTCTGGGTTTCAGGATAACCACAGCTCAACTACAAAGGAAAATCATTTCTTTGAGCAAATAGGTGCATCTCTTGACAAAGTGCCAAAGATAGAGAGATACATTCAGTTTACACAATCTGAAGTTCAACCTGGCTCCACAGCCAAGGATGGGTTCAGTCCAACCTCTAAGGGAGACGGTTTCTTTGGACAAATAGATGTATCTATTGACGAAGTGCCAAAAGTGAAGAGATACATTCAGTTCTCAGAGACTGGGCCTCAACCTTCAACTCTGTCCCCATCAGCATCTTTAAAGACAGAAAAGGTCACACCAGTGGTAGGAACCCAAACACAATTGATGAGACCCGATGCTTCGTCTGAGGACAGAGACGATTTCTTTGGACAAATAGGTGCATCTGTTAATGAAGTGCCAAAAGTGAAGAGATACATTCAGTTCAAACAATCTGAGCCTCAACCTTTAACTCCATCAACGTCTTTAAAATCAGAAAAGATCACACCAGTGTTAGGAACTACAACACAGTCTATGAGCCCCGATTCATTTAAAGACAGAGACGATTTTTTTGGACAAATAGGTGCATCTATTGATGAAGTGCCAAAAGTGAAGAGATACATTCAGTTCTCAGAGACTGGGCCTCAACCTTCAACTCTGTCCCCATCAGCATCTTTAAAGACAGAAAAGATCACACCAGTGGTAGGAACTACAACACAGTCTATGAGACCTGATTATCCACCTGAGGACAAAGACAATTTCTTTGCACAAATAGGTGCATCTGTTGATGAAGTGCCCAAAGTGAAGGGATACATTAAGTTCTCAGAGCCTCAACCTTCAACTCTGTCCCCATCAACATCTTTAAAGACAGAAAAGGTCACACCAGTGGTAGGAACCCAAACACAATTGATGAGACCCGATGCTTCGTCTGAGGACAGAGACGATTTCTTTGGACAAATAGGTGCATCTGTTAATGAAGTGCCAAAAGTGAAGAGATACATTCAGTTCAAACAATCTGAGCCTCAACCTTTAACTCCATCAACGTCTTTAAAATCAGAAAAGATCACACCAGTGTTAGGAACTACAACACAGTCTATGAGCCCCGATTCATTTAAAGACAGAGACGATTTTTTTGGACAAATAGGTGCATCTATTGATGAAGTGCCAAAAGTGAAGAGATACATTCAGTTCTCAGAGACTGGGCCTCAACCTTCAACTCTGTCCCCATCAGCATCTTTAAAGACAGAAAAGATCACACCAGTGGTAGGAACTACAACACAGTCTATGAGACCTGATTATCCACCTGAGGACAAAGACAATTTCTTTGCACAAATAGGTGCATCTGTTGATGAAGTGCCCAAAGTGAAGGGATACATTAAGTTCTCAGAGCCTCAACCTTCAACTCTGTCCCCATCAACATCTTTAAAGACAGAAAAGGTCACACCAGTGGTAGGAACCCAAACACAATTGATGAGACCTGATGCTTCGTCTGAGGACAGAGACGATTTCTTTGGACAAATAGGTGCATCTGTTAATGAAGTGCCAAAAGTGAAGAGATACATTCAGTTCAAACAAACTGAGCCTCAACCTTTAACTCTGTCTCCATCAACGTCTTTAAAGATAGAAAAGATCACACCAGTGTTAGGAACTACAACACAGTCTTTGAAACCTGATTCATTTAAAGACAGAGACGATTTTTTTGGACAAATAGGTGCATCTATTGATGAAGTGCCAAAAGTAAAGAGATACATTAAGTTCTCAGAGACTGAGCCTCAACCTTCAACGCTGTCCTCAACATCATCTTTAAAGACAGAAAAGATCACACCAGTGGTAGGAACCCAAACACAATCCCTAAGACCTGATTCTTCCTCTGAGAACAGAGAAGATTTCTTTGGACAAATAGGTGCATCTGTTGATGAAGTGCCAAAAGTTAAGAGATACATTCAGTTCTCACCATCTGAGGGCCAACCTTCAACTCTGACCCCATCAACCTCTTTAAACACAGAAACAATCAAACCACAGTCAGTGCCAAAAACCCAGTCTGTGAGTCCTGATCCTTCATCTGTGTTTGGAGTCACTTTCTTTGGACAAACAGGAACACCTATTGAAGGAGTGCCAAAAGTGAAGAGATACATCCAATTCTCACATTCAGAGCCTCAACCTTCAACTTTAAAAACAGAAAAGTTCACACCAGTGATAGGGAATAAAACACAGTCTATCAGACCTGATTCTTCATCTGATGATGAAGTCTTCTTTGGAGCAAGTGAAGCTTTTATTGATGGAGTACCAAAAGTGAAACAATACATTAAATTTACACCACACGAAGCCCAACCTTTAACTCCATCAGCATCTTTAAAGACAGAAACAATCACTCCAAATGTGGCACCACAAACCCAGGCTGTGAATCCTGTTTTTTCATCTGTAGATGGAGACGGTTTCTTTGAAGTCGTTGGAGTACCTATTGAAGGAGTGCCAAAAGTAAAGAGGTACATTCAGTTCTCCCATTCAGAGCCTTGGCCTTCAACTGTGACCCCATCAGCATCTTTAAAGACAGAAAAGATCACACCAGTCATAGGAGCTACAACACAGTCTACGAGACCCGATTCTTCATCTGAGGACAGAGATGATTTCTTTGAAGCAACTGGAGCATCTTTTGGTGGCGTGCCAAAAGTGAAAAGATATATTCAGTTTACCCAGTCAGAGGCCCAACATTTGTCTCCATCATTAAACACAGAAACAATCACACCAAATTTGGTGCCAAAAACCCAGTCTGGGAAATATGATTCATCATTCAAGAATAGCCAGAGTCCAACCACAAAGGATCAGAATTTCTTTGAGCAAATAGGTACATCCATTGATGAAGTTCCAAGGATACAGAGATACATTGAGTTTACACAATCTGAAGTTCAACCTGGTTCCACATCTGAGAATGGGTTCAGTCCAACCACTAAGGAAGACGGTTTCTTTGGACAAATAGGAGCATCTTTTGATGGAGTGCCAAAAGTACAAAGATACATTCAGTTTTCACAGACTGAAGTTCAACCTTCAGCTGAATCTCCATCAACAGTGTTCGATTCAGAAAGGATCCCACCGAAGTTTGTGACTACAGTACAGTCTGAAGAAGGGCTCAGTCAGACCAAGGGAGGCAGTTTCTTTGAGCAAGAAGGCACATCTTTTGATGGAGTCCCAAAAGTGAAGAGATACATCCAGTTCTCACAATCTGAAcctctttctcagtctctgctACCAAGTACAGGCACAGGAGCACAGAGGAATAGCTCATCATCTGTAGATGGTGTTAAACCAACTGCTGAAGAACACAGTATCTTTTGGTCAATTGATGTCTCTGCTGATGGAATACCAAAAGTAAAGAAATACATTCACTTCACACATTCTGCATCTCAGCAGTCAGGACAGTCTCCAACCCAGGATTTAGACAGACTATCTACACAACAGTTTGAAGTGAAGCCAAGCGGCGACAAAGACAGTTTCTTGGGGGGAATAAGTGTACCTCTTGATGACATACCAAAAATACAAAGATCTCTGCAGTTCTCACAATCTGAGCCTAAACCTGAGATGACAGTAGCCACAGAAACAAGCGTGCTAGACCAAATCTCCAGGCCTAAGAGAACTCTCTTCTTTTCTAATTCAGAGCCATACGGTCAAACTGACCAATCATTCACTTCACCACAACCCCGATTCAGCCAGAGTATCTCACATTCCCACTTCGATGATGATGAAGATTCAAATGCACAAGATTCATCCCCAGCATCCTTAGGAAAGGATGATGCCAGAGAGTATCTCCGAGACAGCTCTCAAGCTCGGGAGAAGCAGGAGCGGAGGCGATTACTGTTTACGCAGAAAAGAAGAGCCATGGATGGGTTCAAGTTGACCACCCACTCTTACACCGTACAAAGACCGTCAGATCACAATGAAGAGACATTCCCAGTCTACAAAAGGAACATTTTCCATGGAATTTCTACAGGAACAGCAGACACTCCGATCCACACAGATTTTACTGCTGCAGAAACTGCTGAGAGCCTGAGTGCCAAGAGTATCTCACCCCTCAGATACAAATATCGTACTGATGTTTAAACAGACTCGAACAGACTGATTTCGCGTTTCAACATttgatatgtatttatatatatatatgcacatttgTAAAATGTTATTAATTTACTTTTATCTAAGTTACTAATTCCgctcaaaaaatacaaatatggaATGTTAATTGTTTATCAAGccttattattaatgtaaaaaataaattaaatctctTTATTTGCTTTGGCACAAAAAAGTacataatgtgaaatatttttttaatgaagtagattcaaacatttatttacctgatatatttttttctaatgtttaccTTCTTTAAAAGACCATCATATTAAAGTAAACAAATAAGAAGAAATGAATGTTATaattaaagaaatgtttaaaagaatgtaaaattgttcagtatttttgtcatgaattttgtttaaaaagaaTTGGTAATtactgacaatttttttttagtaataaaatTTGTTTcaagatttttactttttacaagaTTTCACTAGAAGGCAGTGATCAAGCAtaatatgatattaataatatacacTGCGAATCAAAATCAtagttaaatgtattattttgtttaactGGTAGATATGCAGCACATatcaaaaatgtttgttttaatggGTTATGACATTGCACAAGACATGCAATGTGCATGTGATAAAGATGCTTAAATTATATACTATGATGCCCTAGAAAGAATGTTGCattctttttttccccattctctccccaatttacacagccaattacccaacccactcattaggactccccctatcacaacTGATGCCCCAccaacacaaggaaggtgaagactaacacatgcctcctccgatacgtgaaatcagccaccgcctctttttgaactcttTTTGCTTTGttaagcagcatcacagcgcactgatacatcagctcacagacgccttgtgctgatcaacatcaccctttggagtgatgagaggaaaaagcgccatctacccacccagagagagcaaggccaattgtgctctctcagggctccggtagctgatggcaagctacatgaacaggattcgaaccggcgatctcctgatcacagtggcaaaTGTTGCATTCTTATATACTAGATGTGTTGATACACAAGAAGGAAAGACTtttctcatttaaaatgtatGATAGACCAAAAAGGCACAACAACTCGTTAATAAACCCCTTTATATACTGAACGTAGAGATAGGTTACAGTgaaaacaaacacatatacacacatccatacatatatacagtcagATGAGATTGTTCAGCCCCCTGCATTAGCCAACGTTCCCACCAAAAACAGTCATGACTAAGAGATCTGCTTCTTCTTTTCACATCTCCATACTTTCAAAGCAGACCCTTCTTCATTCAGAGGCACAGACAGCTATATGAAAGAACCTACAAAAAAGTGTCTATGGCAATGTTAGACTGTATGGTCTCTAATTAGCATGCACATCACAGTGGGTTTGTTGCCATTTCACGTAAAATTTGGTAATATATCGTATCTAACTCTAGTATAAACATTTAACTCCTTAACATATCACAAATTTAGGGTCGCCACCTGATATCCTAACCCTCCGCTGACTTGAATccctattaaattaaatatttggcTAAACAAAATTTTAATCATATAAAAAAATGGTTAATCAGTGATCCCAGATGCAGTTGataaatgaaaatgtgttttttatagacAAAGTAAATCATACATTttgtaaattattatattatcataaaAGAGTTGTCTCTTTCAAACAAATGAAGATCTGGATGTTTGGGGCATGTATTTACAGAGAAGAAATAGGTGACAGTCTACGTCCATTGTTTTTAGCAACAATAGCCTAGTATTTGTCATTCTAAACATGTCTTGGCTAATCGACTGCATCTGGGGGGAAAATAAACCAAGTTAATACAATTTTTTAACTCATATGTTGTAAGCATCAACAGCCAATACCATAAACTCAAATATGTTATACCTCTAGAGGTGTACAGAGGTTATACATTTTGTTCAACACTTTAATACGTACAATTTAatacattaaaagaaaaacattgaatggtaAATTTATTCCAGGCATAAATTGTGTTCAAGTCAGCTTAGCATTAACAAAGTTATGAAACTTATGAATAAGGGAATCACATTTTCTCCCAGTCTGATTTTAACAAGTATCTATTGTGTAGATGTAAATGcattcccaaaaaaaaaacagacctttATTTCTGGTTTTGGGTAAGAATTATAATGTTATCATGTCACCGTACTATAATATAAGGAAGGCTCATAATTACCAGTTAGTTCTTAAATTATTCTAACTAATGTATTTGCATTGAATTTGTATTCCTTTATTGCCTTTATGCATTTCAGACTGACATGGCCACCATAGAGAATGAGACTTTGGTCTCAACAGACTTTGTGCAATTTAGTTTTAAACTAAATGaagtctaaaaaaaataaatataaaaatattacagtTGGAATGACGCAGCAACCAAGAAGAGGGACAATACATCTTATAAGAAaccattttaaatgaaaaataatggaAAGCAAACAGTCGTTGGGCATTTGATGCTGTGAGCAGAATGTGACATTATTTGCAAATAACCTTGAATGCCGCAATGacttctgggagttggagttcaGCACTTGGTGAAAATGGTGGGACAGTAAAGTAATGCAAAGAGGAACATCTCAGCAAATGAGGTTACAAGTGTGTTTAAGCTCTAAATACCATCACACAACCATGATGTTTTATAAAGCATTAAGATTGCATGACTGGAAACAAAAATAAGCACAAGTCCACAAATAcctgtacaaaaaaaatcacaaaatttacaaaaaaaaaggaatttattCACAGACAGCTCTGATGGGAGTGGAGCATGCATGCACACTTTTTTCACTCCAAAGACAAGTTAGCTTCACATCACAGCCAGAGacaaaactgaacatttttacaaATGTAACTAGAGTGTTAAGTGGTTGCTCTGCAACAGTCACTATGGGTTTAAGGTCTTTGCTGTGGAAGTTTGTTTCACTTCAAGAGCCTGTCTCCATATCGCCGGTTTACTTTTGCAATACGAGAGCAACTGTCCAAAGGAACACTTGTTTGGAACAACAGGAAAAAAAGTGGAATGGCCTCATACTCTCACAGCTGTACGATTCTGTGGGAGATCTATCAGAGT
This genomic interval from Astyanax mexicanus isolate ESR-SI-001 chromosome 1, AstMex3_surface, whole genome shotgun sequence contains the following:
- the LOC103040471 gene encoding uncharacterized protein LOC103040471 isoform X3, translated to MSASSLVPCIAILLLQLWGAHAFSSTPLCPTPCLCQQTPLLNCSSSGLSESPSHIPATATALDLSHNAIRSLVPLGRARLRGLQHLWVGDNALESLSMCLGKGVEGTKSLPRRKEWCVSWAPDLQLLSAQRNQLKRLPKGLGRIKSLQVLQFAHNQISELGPADLADCTHLREVHLQHNLIHTIHPQAFKDLTNLQVLDLSYNLLTIVPLPAFLSLRNLNTFVSISGNRWRCDCNLQTIRRWLSFDNELGNPTWKVDCFSPAHHAGKDLIHLEESDLKCPPPEFSTPGLLKEVTVDEGTEVLLSCGDTSQGLTQTRWWIPQGHVSENQQVLFISNITEQHAGHYVCISGAQEQHVSIFNLHVRKRVYETRQRREAQNVNMVRNVRAVEQSQFVLAVCLSVFITFIVAFILGVVLRPFLDKLWQRIRNKRDSRSSSANSRTSSAQPRPYDNEGFSDTDEPVQEVRVGSRVTFGGVTEVNDNAGNIPYYVTVEDTKSDSSSEDNMDVEASYENTHGREPLTNTVITHVEMEDLRGKESSIPSSSIPVSKELPLREENPRTSVETTEAVELEAIPDPEDSIELEEKRISSVSRESGLPQEQGSIYEVIESEEQSVDPPTVTTLDDEESYTDNTEATILGFTTDPFSGTLSDLNEENVDDLDRDLWNDSGESFSFPDESPRSSSRTTQGAVLDFPLFEEELSVDKQTNNLGSCSSSESGLTEGEQTEYTVNSEEYAESETYDDPHSRNDDFSDTVTPVPSEFSDYSNGNFNAEELLEYHVHPVYRPGQKTTSVPKTNEAGASISSEDEETQAEYEDYPRKLEIKVDPEVINESVIPVQNTSSIVNINFDNSSTSTDIEERHKEMVPSSEQSFFEIIGLTFDQLPKVKKSLQFSVSVPQPPTQHGSTTTPEAGCDLKSSQLNSSSEESFLGKFDVTLYPVPTVKRYLQFSHSEPPPLVSSPSTSLKTETITPVLGTTTQQSVRPNSSSEDELSPTGDSFFGEIGASVDAVPKVKRYIQFRPSNLQPLSPSASLNTETITPNLVPKTQYETYDSSFRDEHSPSSKEDNFFQQIGASVDEVPKVTKYIQFSETEPQPSALSPPTSLKTETIKPVLGSNTQSKRPDSSSEDEDSFFGQIGASVGEVPKVKRYIQFKPFEDQPSSPSTPINTETITPNLVPNTQSGFQDNHSSTTKENHFFEQIGASLDKVPKIERYIQFTQSEVQPGSTAKDGFSPTSKGDGFFGQIDVSIDEVPKVKRYIQFSETGPQPSTLSPSASLKTEKITPVVGTQTQSLRPDSSSENREDFFGQIGASVDEVPKVKRYIQFSPSEGQPSTLTPSTSLNTETIKPQSVPKTQSVSPDPSSVFGVTFFGQTGTPIEGVPKVKRYIQFSHSEPQPSTLKTEKFTPVIGNKTQSIRPDSSSDDEVFFGASEAFIDGVPKVKQYIKFTPHEAQPLTPSASLKTETITPNVAPQTQAVNPVFSSVDGDGFFEVVGVPIEGVPKVKRYIQFSHSEPWPSTVTPSASLKTEKITPVIGATTQSTRPDSSSEDRDDFFEATGASFGGVPKVKRYIQFTQSEAQHLSPSLNTETITPNLVPKTQSGKYDSSFKNSQSPTTKDQNFFEQIGTSIDEVPRIQRYIEFTQSEVQPGSTSENGFSPTTKEDGFFGQIGASFDGVPKVQRYIQFSQTEVQPSAESPSTVFDSERIPPKFVTTVQSEEGLSQTKGGSFFEQEGTSFDGVPKVKRYIQFSQSEPLSQSLLPSTGTGAQRNSSSSVDGVKPTAEEHSIFWSIDVSADGIPKVKKYIHFTHSASQQSGQSPTQDLDRLSTQQFEVKPSGDKDSFLGGISVPLDDIPKIQRSLQFSQSEPKPEMTVATETSVLDQISRPKRTLFFSNSEPYGQTDQSFTSPQPRFSQSISHSHFDDDEDSNAQDSSPASLGKDDAREYLRDSSQAREKQERRRLLFTQKRRAMDGFKLTTHSYTVQRPSDHNEETFPVYKRNIFHGISTGTADTPIHTDFTAAETAESLSAKSISPLRYKYRTDV
- the LOC103040471 gene encoding titin homolog isoform X2, which translates into the protein MSASSLVPCIAILLLQLWGAHAFSSTPLCPTPCLCQQTPLLNCSSSGLSESPSHIPATATALDLSHNAIRSLVPLGRARLRGLQHLWVGDNALESLSMCLGKGVEGTKSLPRRKEWCVSWAPDLQLLSAQRNQLKRLPKGLGRIKSLQVLQFAHNQISELGPADLADCTHLREVHLQHNLIHTIHPQAFKDLTNLQVLDLSYNLLTIVPLPAFLSLRNLNTFVSISGNRWRCDCNLQTIRRWLSFDNELGNPTWKVDCFSPAHHAGKDLIHLEESDLKCPPPEFSTPGLLKEVTVDEGTEVLLSCGDTSQGLTQTRWWIPQGHVSENQQVLFISNITEQHAGHYVCISGAQEQHVSIFNLHVRKRVYETRQRREAQNVNMVRNVRAVEQSQFVLAVCLSVFITFIVAFILGVVLRPFLDKLWQRIRNKRDSRSSSANSRTSSAQPRPYDNEGFSDTDEPVQEVRVGSRVTFGGVTEVNDNAGNIPYYVTVEDTKSDSSSEDNMDVEASYENTHGREPLTNTVITHVEMEDLRGKESSIPSSSIPVSKELPLREENPRTSVETTEAVELEAIPDPEDSIELEEKRISSVSRESGLPQEQGSIYEVIESEEQSVDPPTVTTLDDEESYTDNTEATILGFTTDPFSGTLSDLNEENVDDLDRDLWNDSGESFSFPDESPRSSSRTTQGAVLDFPLFEEELSVDKQTNNLGSCSSSESGLTEGEQTEYTVNSEEYAESETYDDPHSRNDDFSDTVTPVPSEFSDYSNGNFNAEELLEYHVHPVYRPGQKTTSVPKTNEAGASISSEDEETQAEYEDYPRKLEIKVDPEVINESVIPVQNTSSIVNINFDNSSTSTDIEERHKEMVPSSEQSFFEIIGLTFDQLPKVKKSLQFSVSVPQPPTQHGSTTTPEAGCDLKSSQLNSSSEESFLGKFDVTLYPVPTVKRYLQFSHSEPPPLVSSPSTSLKTETITPVLGTTTQQSVRPNSSSEDELSPTGDSFFGEIGASVDAVPKVKRYIQFRPSNLQPLSPSASLNTETITPNLVPKTQYETYDSSFRDEHSPSSKEDNFFQQIGASVDEVPKVTKYIQFSETEPQPSALSPPTSLKTETIKPVLGSNTQSKRPDSSSEDEDSFFGQIGASVGEVPKVKRYIQFKPFEDQPSSPSTPINTETITPNLVPNTQSGFQDNHSSTTKENHFFEQIGASLDKVPKIERYIQFTQSEVQPGSTAKDGFSPTSKGDGFFGQIDVSIDEVPKVKRYIQFSETGPQPSTLSPSASLKTEKITPVLGTTTQSMSPDSFKDRDDFFGQIGASIDEVPKVKRYIQFSETGPQPSTLSPSASLKTEKITPVVGTTTQSMRPDYPPEDKDNFFAQIGASVDEVPKVKGYIKFSEPQPSTLSPSTSLKTEKVTPVVGTQTQLMRPDASSEDRDDFFGQIGASVNEVPKVKRYIQFKQSEPQPLTPSTSLKSEKITPVLGTTTQSMSPDSFKDRDDFFGQIGASIDEVPKVKRYIQFSETGPQPSTLSPSASLKTEKITPVVGTTTQSMRPDYPPEDKDNFFAQIGASVDEVPKVKGYIKFSEPQPSTLSPSTSLKTEKVTPVVGTQTQLMRPDASSEDRDDFFGQIGASVNEVPKVKRYIQFKQTEPQPLTLSPSTSLKIEKITPVLGTTTQSLKPDSFKDRDDFFGQIGASIDEVPKVKRYIKFSETEPQPSTLSSTSSLKTEKITPVVGTQTQSLRPDSSSENREDFFGQIGASVDEVPKVKRYIQFSPSEGQPSTLTPSTSLNTETIKPQSVPKTQSVSPDPSSVFGVTFFGQTGTPIEGVPKVKRYIQFSHSEPQPSTLKTEKFTPVIGNKTQSIRPDSSSDDEVFFGASEAFIDGVPKVKQYIKFTPHEAQPLTPSASLKTETITPNVAPQTQAVNPVFSSVDGDGFFEVVGVPIEGVPKVKRYIQFSHSEPWPSTVTPSASLKTEKITPVIGATTQSTRPDSSSEDRDDFFEATGASFGGVPKVKRYIQFTQSEAQHLSPSLNTETITPNLVPKTQSGKYDSSFKNSQSPTTKDQNFFEQIGTSIDEVPRIQRYIEFTQSEVQPGSTSENGFSPTTKEDGFFGQIGASFDGVPKVQRYIQFSQTEVQPSAESPSTVFDSERIPPKFVTTVQSEEGLSQTKGGSFFEQEGTSFDGVPKVKRYIQFSQSEPLSQSLLPSTGTGAQRNSSSSVDGVKPTAEEHSIFWSIDVSADGIPKVKKYIHFTHSASQQSGQSPTQDLDRLSTQQFEVKPSGDKDSFLGGISVPLDDIPKIQRSLQFSQSEPKPEMTVATETSVLDQISRPKRTLFFSNSEPYGQTDQSFTSPQPRFSQSISHSHFDDDEDSNAQDSSPASLGKDDAREYLRDSSQAREKQERRRLLFTQKRRAMDGFKLTTHSYTVQRPSDHNEETFPVYKRNIFHGISTGTADTPIHTDFTAAETAESLSAKSISPLRYKYRTDV
- the LOC103040471 gene encoding titin homolog isoform X1 is translated as MSASSLVPCIAILLLQLWGAHAFSSTPLCPTPCLCQQTPLLNCSSSGLSESPSHIPATATALDLSHNAIRSLVPLGRARLRGLQHLWVGDNALESLSMCLGKGVEGTKSLPRRKEWCVSWAPDLQLLSAQRNQLKRLPKGLGRIKSLQVLQFAHNQISELGPADLADCTHLREVHLQHNLIHTIHPQAFKDLTNLQVLDLSYNLLTIVPLPAFLSLRNLNTFVSISGNRWRCDCNLQTIRRWLSFDNELGNPTWKVDCFSPAHHAGKDLIHLEESDLKCPPPEFSTPGLLKEVTVDEGTEVLLSCGDTSQGLTQTRWWIPQGHVSENQQVLFISNITEQHAGHYVCISGAQEQHVSIFNLHVRKRVYETRQRREAQNVNMVRNVRAVEQSQFVLAVCLSVFITFIVAFILGVVLRPFLDKLWQRIRNKRDSRSSSANSRTSSAQPRPYDNEGFSDTDEPVQEVRVGSRVTFGGVTEVNDNAGNIPYYVTVEDTKSDSSSEDNMDVEASYENTHGREPLTNTVITHVEMEDLRGKESSIPSSSIPVSKELPLREENPRTSVETTEAVELEAIPDPEDSIELEEKRISSVSRESGLPQEQGSIYEVIESEEQSVDPPTVTTLDDEESYTDNTEATILGFTTDPFSGTLSDLNEENVDDLDRDLWNDSGESFSFPDESPRSSSRTTQGAVLDFPLFEEELSVDKQTNNLGSCSSSESGLTEGEQTEYTVNSEEYAESETYDDPHSRNDDFSDTVTPVPSEFSDYSNGNFNAEELLEYHVHPVYRPGQKTTSVPKTNEAGASISSEDEETQAEYEDYPRKLEIKVDPEVINESVIPVQNTSSIVNINFDNSSTSTDIEERHKEMVPSSEQSFFEIIGLTFDQLPKVKKSLQFSVSVPQPPTQHGSTTTPEAGCDLKSSQLNSSSEESFLGKFDVTLYPVPTVKRYLQFSHSEPPPLVSSPSTSLKTETITPVLGTTTQQSVRPNSSSEDELSPTGDSFFGEIGASVDAVPKVKRYIQFRPSNLQPLSPSASLNTETITPNLVPKTQYETYDSSFRDEHSPSSKEDNFFQQIGASVDEVPKVTKYIQFSETEPQPSALSPPTSLKTETIKPVLGSNTQSKRPDSSSEDEDSFFGQIGASVGEVPKVKRYIQFKPFEDQPSSPSTPINTETITPNLVPNTQSGFQDNHSSTTKENHFFEQIGASLDKVPKIERYIQFTQSEVQPGSTAKDGFSPTSKGDGFFGQIDVSIDEVPKVKRYIQFSETGPQPSTLSPSASLKTEKVTPVVGTQTQLMRPDASSEDRDDFFGQIGASVNEVPKVKRYIQFKQSEPQPLTPSTSLKSEKITPVLGTTTQSMSPDSFKDRDDFFGQIGASIDEVPKVKRYIQFSETGPQPSTLSPSASLKTEKITPVVGTTTQSMRPDYPPEDKDNFFAQIGASVDEVPKVKGYIKFSEPQPSTLSPSTSLKTEKVTPVVGTQTQLMRPDASSEDRDDFFGQIGASVNEVPKVKRYIQFKQSEPQPLTPSTSLKSEKITPVLGTTTQSMSPDSFKDRDDFFGQIGASIDEVPKVKRYIQFSETGPQPSTLSPSASLKTEKITPVVGTTTQSMRPDYPPEDKDNFFAQIGASVDEVPKVKGYIKFSEPQPSTLSPSTSLKTEKVTPVVGTQTQLMRPDASSEDRDDFFGQIGASVNEVPKVKRYIQFKQTEPQPLTLSPSTSLKIEKITPVLGTTTQSLKPDSFKDRDDFFGQIGASIDEVPKVKRYIKFSETEPQPSTLSSTSSLKTEKITPVVGTQTQSLRPDSSSENREDFFGQIGASVDEVPKVKRYIQFSPSEGQPSTLTPSTSLNTETIKPQSVPKTQSVSPDPSSVFGVTFFGQTGTPIEGVPKVKRYIQFSHSEPQPSTLKTEKFTPVIGNKTQSIRPDSSSDDEVFFGASEAFIDGVPKVKQYIKFTPHEAQPLTPSASLKTETITPNVAPQTQAVNPVFSSVDGDGFFEVVGVPIEGVPKVKRYIQFSHSEPWPSTVTPSASLKTEKITPVIGATTQSTRPDSSSEDRDDFFEATGASFGGVPKVKRYIQFTQSEAQHLSPSLNTETITPNLVPKTQSGKYDSSFKNSQSPTTKDQNFFEQIGTSIDEVPRIQRYIEFTQSEVQPGSTSENGFSPTTKEDGFFGQIGASFDGVPKVQRYIQFSQTEVQPSAESPSTVFDSERIPPKFVTTVQSEEGLSQTKGGSFFEQEGTSFDGVPKVKRYIQFSQSEPLSQSLLPSTGTGAQRNSSSSVDGVKPTAEEHSIFWSIDVSADGIPKVKKYIHFTHSASQQSGQSPTQDLDRLSTQQFEVKPSGDKDSFLGGISVPLDDIPKIQRSLQFSQSEPKPEMTVATETSVLDQISRPKRTLFFSNSEPYGQTDQSFTSPQPRFSQSISHSHFDDDEDSNAQDSSPASLGKDDAREYLRDSSQAREKQERRRLLFTQKRRAMDGFKLTTHSYTVQRPSDHNEETFPVYKRNIFHGISTGTADTPIHTDFTAAETAESLSAKSISPLRYKYRTDV